One genomic region from Knoellia sp. p5-6-4 encodes:
- the moeB gene encoding molybdopterin-synthase adenylyltransferase MoeB, with product MAIPPLVAPAPDLTSEERARYARHILLPDIGLEGQRRLKNARVLVVGAGGLGSPALLYLAAAGVGTIGVVDDDVVDASNLQRQVVHGTPDVGRPKTESAAEAVGRVNPLVRVVRHDLRLDSTNALDVIAGYDVVLDGTDNFPTRYLLNDACALLGKPHVWGSIYRFDGQVSVWFAGHGPCYRCVFTDPPPPGSVPSCATGGVLGVLCAAIGSVQVAETIKLIVGQGDPLVGRLLVHDSLRQSWDTLRVARNPDCPLCGDHPTITELDDYEAFCGVTGGVPGGESAGVPQEAAGVFGEVSARELAQMLGARERGERAFELVDVRDEGELEVVSVPGARAIHLEEFRAGTALEKLPDGIPVVVMCKSGVRSAEAAGLLAGAGRTDVHNLTGGVLAWVRDVDPSLPAY from the coding sequence ATGGCCATCCCGCCGCTGGTCGCCCCAGCGCCCGACCTCACCAGCGAGGAGCGGGCCCGCTACGCACGCCACATCCTGCTGCCCGACATCGGGCTGGAGGGCCAGCGGAGGCTGAAGAACGCCCGGGTCCTCGTCGTCGGTGCTGGTGGCCTTGGCTCGCCCGCCCTGCTCTACCTCGCGGCCGCCGGGGTCGGCACGATCGGGGTGGTCGACGACGACGTGGTCGACGCCTCCAACCTCCAGCGCCAGGTCGTCCACGGCACGCCCGACGTCGGCCGGCCCAAGACCGAGTCGGCGGCCGAGGCGGTCGGCCGGGTGAACCCGCTCGTGCGCGTGGTGCGCCACGACCTGCGGCTGGACTCGACCAACGCCCTCGACGTCATCGCGGGCTACGACGTGGTGCTCGACGGCACCGACAACTTCCCGACCCGCTACCTGCTCAACGACGCCTGCGCGCTGCTCGGCAAGCCCCACGTGTGGGGGTCGATCTACCGGTTCGACGGCCAGGTCAGCGTCTGGTTCGCCGGACACGGCCCCTGCTACCGGTGCGTGTTCACCGACCCGCCGCCGCCCGGCTCGGTGCCGTCGTGCGCCACCGGTGGCGTGCTCGGCGTGCTGTGCGCCGCGATCGGGTCGGTGCAGGTCGCCGAGACCATCAAGCTCATTGTCGGACAGGGCGATCCGCTCGTCGGACGCCTGCTCGTGCACGACTCGCTGCGCCAGTCGTGGGACACCCTGCGCGTCGCTCGCAACCCCGACTGCCCCCTGTGCGGCGACCACCCCACCATCACCGAGCTCGACGACTACGAGGCCTTCTGCGGGGTCACAGGCGGTGTGCCGGGTGGCGAGTCCGCGGGTGTGCCGCAGGAGGCGGCCGGCGTATTCGGTGAGGTCTCGGCGCGCGAGCTGGCGCAGATGTTGGGCGCGCGAGAGCGGGGGGAGCGGGCCTTCGAGCTGGTCGACGTCCGCGACGAGGGTGAGCTCGAGGTCGTGTCGGTGCCGGGCGCGCGCGCCATCCACCTCGAGGAGTTCCGCGCGGGAACGGCGCTCGAGAAGCTGCCCGATGGCATACCGGTCGTCGTCATGTGCAAGTCGGGGGTGCGCTCGGCCGAGGCGGCGGGCCTGCTGGCCGGCGCGGGGCGCACCGACGTGCACAACCTCACCGGTGGGGTGCTCGCGTGGGTGCGCGACGTCGACCCGAGCCTGCCGGCGTACTGA
- a CDS encoding MGMT family protein, with product MVTTARDFGPPSEFADDVLDVVDQIPEGMVMTYGDIAELLGRGGARGVGTVMARYGSDVPWWRVIRAGGHFPQGLEDEALAHYREEGTPLVRGQVDGRRVDLARARWAGPPRKG from the coding sequence ATGGTGACCACGGCCCGTGACTTCGGCCCGCCGAGCGAGTTCGCCGACGACGTGCTCGACGTCGTCGACCAGATCCCCGAGGGCATGGTGATGACGTACGGCGACATCGCCGAGCTGCTCGGCCGTGGCGGAGCCCGCGGGGTCGGCACGGTCATGGCGCGCTACGGGTCCGACGTGCCGTGGTGGCGGGTGATCCGGGCCGGCGGACACTTCCCGCAGGGCCTCGAGGACGAGGCCCTGGCCCACTACCGCGAGGAGGGCACTCCTCTGGTCAGGGGGCAGGTCGACGGCCGCCGGGTCGACCTGGCCAGGGCACGCTGGGCGGGGCCGCCGCGCAAGGGGTGA
- a CDS encoding GlsB/YeaQ/YmgE family stress response membrane protein, whose protein sequence is MEIIGVIIAGIVIGALARVVMPGRQNISALITVVLGVLGVLIGWYLAAALGVESTSGIDWIRWIISIIVAAALIAGYIAVTGRRNTHHV, encoded by the coding sequence ATGGAAATCATCGGTGTCATCATCGCCGGCATCGTCATTGGCGCACTCGCTCGTGTCGTCATGCCTGGCCGACAGAACATCAGCGCACTCATCACCGTGGTCCTCGGCGTCCTCGGCGTGCTCATCGGCTGGTACCTCGCGGCGGCGCTCGGAGTCGAGTCCACCAGTGGGATCGACTGGATCCGCTGGATCATCAGCATCATCGTTGCCGCCGCGCTCATCGCCGGCTACATCGCGGTGACAGGTCGCAGGAACACCCACCACGTCTGA
- a CDS encoding ATP-dependent DNA helicase, giving the protein MLTLRRSPGLAVDAPRLDAQQRAAVEHRGPVLRVLGGPGTGKSTVAVEVVVHRVTTGGVEPDQCLLLTSSRLAAAGLRERVTARLARTSTEPLARTHQSFGFGILRQAAALRGDPAPRLLSGPEQDVILRDLLEGHRRGDSPAPDWPERVHEALATRGFRAELRDLLMRAVEHGLEASDLAALGRAHGRDEWVAAAQVLAEYDEVTALSAPGAYDPAWILGAAADLLEDDPDALDRIRSSVRLVVVDDAQEMTAAAARLLQVVVGPATDVVLLGDPDSAVQTFRGADPRHLASGWTALGEGPTVVLPTAYRLPAAVARAAAAVTPKIGALGGGLQREAAPKSAGGRVDVHLLRAVSQEATMVAAELREAHLRGGMPWSDMAVIVRGQGRTATLRRVLMAAGVPVAGSATDLPVRDEVAVRPLLALLRVVLDLARGQVAGVDPQVAVDTLLSPIGGADAVALRRLRRALRREELAGGGGRTSDELLAEALVHPDRLATLGAEAFPARRVARTIAAGVEAARVRDDGGVVRWETGVSAESVLWAMWSATGLASAWQDTALGWGPGAQRADRDLDAVLGLFDAAAKFADRLPQAGPEEFLTHVQSQDIPGDTLVARSPVGESVTLITPQAAAGREWRFVVVAGVQEGVWPDLRLRGSLLGSEQLVDVVTGRSGSFRGAQAAVRYDETRLFLVALTRARERVLVTAVRSDDEQPSVYLDIVDPLPDESDGQRPFTEVRRAMTLPTLVAQLRRELVDDEEDKRAVAVGALARLAAEGVPGADPSGWWALRDLSDDRPLRGADEPVRISPSKVESFGQCGLRWLFSACGGDGPSVGAASIGTLVHDIAAELGDVDAATLRDEVDARWGRLGMPAGWASDRKRTEAHAMVGWLARYFERAEREGWQRLGAELEMKVTLGRAVVSGRVDRLERLPDGSLRVIDYKTGSSKPREDDLPTHPQLGAYQVAVDAGAFGEHGTTSGGAALLQIGKGANRRDITLQEQRPLHTHDDPDWAQRLIAETADGMAGATFTATVGTWCEQCAVRSSCPAQPEGKTL; this is encoded by the coding sequence GTGCTGACCCTGCGCCGATCTCCGGGCCTGGCCGTGGACGCCCCGCGGCTCGACGCGCAACAGCGGGCTGCCGTCGAGCACCGGGGACCGGTGCTGAGGGTGCTCGGTGGGCCGGGCACGGGCAAGAGCACCGTGGCGGTGGAGGTCGTCGTCCACCGGGTGACGACAGGCGGGGTCGAGCCCGACCAGTGCCTGCTGCTCACCTCCTCGCGGCTGGCCGCGGCGGGGCTGCGTGAGCGCGTCACCGCCCGGCTGGCCCGGACTTCGACCGAGCCCCTGGCCCGCACCCACCAGTCGTTCGGGTTCGGGATCCTGCGCCAGGCCGCCGCTCTGCGCGGCGACCCGGCGCCGCGGCTGCTGAGCGGCCCGGAGCAGGACGTCATCCTCCGCGACCTGCTCGAGGGGCACCGTCGCGGCGACAGCCCCGCGCCCGACTGGCCCGAGCGCGTGCACGAGGCCCTGGCCACGCGCGGGTTCCGCGCCGAGCTGCGCGACCTGCTCATGCGCGCGGTCGAGCACGGACTCGAGGCGTCGGACCTCGCCGCGCTGGGACGCGCGCACGGGCGCGACGAGTGGGTGGCCGCAGCCCAGGTGCTGGCCGAGTACGACGAGGTGACTGCCCTGTCGGCGCCGGGCGCCTACGACCCCGCGTGGATCCTGGGCGCTGCGGCCGACCTGCTCGAGGACGACCCCGACGCCCTCGACCGCATCCGCTCCTCGGTGCGCCTCGTGGTGGTCGACGACGCCCAGGAGATGACCGCCGCGGCGGCCAGGCTGCTGCAGGTCGTGGTCGGCCCGGCCACCGACGTCGTGCTGCTCGGCGACCCCGACAGCGCGGTGCAGACCTTCCGCGGAGCGGACCCCCGCCACCTGGCGTCCGGGTGGACCGCCCTGGGTGAGGGGCCGACGGTCGTGCTGCCCACGGCATACCGGCTGCCTGCCGCGGTGGCCCGGGCGGCAGCGGCGGTCACCCCCAAGATCGGGGCGCTCGGAGGCGGGTTGCAGCGCGAGGCGGCCCCGAAGTCGGCCGGCGGGCGCGTCGACGTGCACCTGCTGCGCGCGGTCTCGCAGGAGGCGACGATGGTGGCGGCCGAGCTGCGCGAGGCGCACCTGCGCGGCGGTATGCCGTGGTCGGACATGGCTGTCATCGTCCGCGGGCAGGGGCGCACCGCGACCCTGCGCCGGGTGCTCATGGCTGCCGGCGTGCCCGTCGCGGGCTCGGCCACCGACCTGCCGGTGCGCGACGAGGTGGCGGTGCGGCCCCTCCTCGCGCTCCTGCGGGTGGTGCTCGACCTCGCGCGGGGGCAGGTGGCGGGCGTGGACCCGCAGGTGGCCGTCGACACCCTGTTGTCGCCGATCGGCGGTGCCGACGCGGTGGCGCTGCGGCGCCTGCGCCGTGCCCTGCGACGCGAGGAGCTCGCCGGGGGTGGCGGCCGCACCAGCGACGAGCTGCTCGCCGAGGCGCTCGTGCACCCCGACCGGCTGGCGACCCTCGGCGCCGAGGCGTTCCCCGCCCGACGGGTGGCCCGCACCATCGCCGCCGGTGTCGAGGCAGCCCGGGTGCGCGACGACGGGGGCGTCGTGCGGTGGGAGACCGGCGTGAGCGCCGAGTCGGTGCTCTGGGCCATGTGGTCGGCCACCGGGCTGGCGAGCGCGTGGCAGGACACCGCCCTCGGGTGGGGCCCGGGCGCCCAGCGCGCCGACCGCGACCTCGACGCCGTGCTGGGGCTGTTCGACGCCGCGGCGAAGTTCGCCGACCGGCTGCCGCAGGCCGGCCCGGAGGAGTTCCTCACCCACGTCCAGAGCCAGGACATCCCCGGCGACACCCTCGTCGCGCGTTCGCCGGTGGGCGAGAGCGTCACGCTGATCACCCCCCAGGCCGCGGCCGGGCGGGAGTGGCGCTTCGTCGTCGTCGCCGGTGTGCAGGAGGGCGTGTGGCCCGACCTGCGGCTGCGCGGCTCCCTCCTCGGCTCGGAGCAGCTCGTCGACGTGGTCACCGGGCGCAGCGGGTCGTTCCGCGGCGCCCAGGCGGCCGTGCGCTACGACGAGACCCGGCTGTTCCTCGTGGCCCTCACGCGGGCCAGGGAGCGCGTGCTGGTGACCGCGGTGCGCAGCGACGACGAGCAGCCGTCGGTCTACCTCGACATCGTCGACCCCCTGCCCGACGAGAGCGACGGCCAGCGGCCGTTCACCGAGGTGCGCCGGGCCATGACCCTGCCGACCCTCGTGGCCCAGCTGCGGCGCGAGCTGGTCGACGACGAGGAGGACAAGCGGGCCGTGGCGGTCGGGGCACTGGCACGGCTGGCGGCCGAGGGCGTCCCCGGCGCCGACCCGTCGGGCTGGTGGGCCCTGCGCGACCTCAGCGACGACCGGCCGTTGCGCGGTGCCGACGAGCCCGTGCGGATCTCGCCCTCGAAGGTCGAGTCGTTCGGCCAGTGCGGGCTGCGCTGGCTGTTCAGCGCCTGTGGGGGCGACGGGCCGTCGGTCGGGGCCGCGAGTATCGGCACCCTCGTCCACGACATCGCCGCCGAGCTCGGTGACGTCGACGCCGCCACGCTGCGGGATGAGGTCGACGCCCGGTGGGGGCGCCTCGGGATGCCGGCCGGTTGGGCCTCGGACCGCAAGCGCACCGAGGCGCACGCGATGGTCGGCTGGCTGGCGCGCTACTTCGAGCGGGCCGAGCGCGAGGGCTGGCAGCGGCTCGGCGCCGAGCTCGAGATGAAGGTCACCCTCGGCCGGGCGGTCGTGAGCGGTCGGGTCGACCGGCTCGAGCGCCTGCCCGACGGCTCGCTGCGCGTCATCGACTACAAGACAGGGTCGTCGAAGCCTCGCGAGGACGACCTGCCCACCCACCCCCAGCTCGGCGCCTACCAGGTGGCCGTCGACGCCGGCGCGTTCGGCGAGCACGGCACCACCTCCGGTGGAGCCGCGCTCCTCCAGATCGGCAAGGGCGCCAACAGGCGCGACATCACCCTGCAGGAGCAGCGGCCGCTGCACACGCACGACGACCCCGACTGGGCGCAGCGGCTCATCGCCGAGACCGCCGACGGCATGGCCGGCGCGACGTTCACCGCCACGGTCGGCACGTGGTGCGAGCAGTGCGCCGTGAGGTCCAGCTGCCCTGCCCAGCCCGAGGGGAAGACGCTGTGA
- a CDS encoding DUF3107 domain-containing protein — protein sequence MEVKIGVQNVAREITFETDTSSQEVAKAVAEAIEKGTLLTLTDDKGRQLIVPGAALGYVSLGESERRGVGFGTL from the coding sequence GTGGAGGTCAAGATCGGCGTGCAGAACGTCGCGCGCGAGATCACGTTCGAAACCGACACCAGCTCGCAGGAGGTCGCCAAGGCCGTGGCCGAGGCGATCGAGAAGGGCACCCTGCTCACCCTGACCGACGACAAGGGCCGCCAGCTCATCGTTCCCGGTGCTGCGCTGGGCTACGTCTCCCTCGGGGAGAGCGAGCGCCGCGGGGTCGGGTTCGGCACCCTCTGA
- a CDS encoding macrolide 2'-phosphotransferase — protein MDRSPLYLAALASAAVPGLDPASVEALPSEPGQLFDVAFVQDTQHRRWVVRAPRTQAAGAQMDVTVALLGLLARRLPFAVPTPKGFAQLKEGGRAAVYPYLAGQNISFAALPPGPGLAAELGRTIAALHNADHQLFDEAGLPAYDPDTYRTRRLAELDRAAATGHVPTALLGRWERALEDVSLWRFAPTPTHGDLTGDQVLAVFDDEGDVSTGRIRAFTGWEDAKVADPADDFASLVWQASPEAFETVLEAYAHARVERPDKNLEQRARLAAEMRVVTDLMGAVASDDRRLIDRHAAALRRLDDRVHAEEEPADDYRHAAEVRPARTGPLLVPPHFDLGDDHEDDVDDDVAVMFAKTAPDEDAPPEGADRPTDPADAEGSEAADETPASDGLEASDETRSAAPVPGPVVRREVEFEEPGPQFEAGYDPRP, from the coding sequence GTGGATCGCAGCCCCCTCTACCTCGCCGCCCTGGCCAGCGCTGCCGTGCCGGGCCTCGACCCGGCGAGCGTCGAGGCCCTGCCGAGCGAGCCGGGCCAGCTCTTCGACGTGGCCTTCGTGCAGGACACCCAGCACCGGCGGTGGGTCGTGCGGGCGCCACGCACCCAGGCAGCAGGTGCGCAGATGGACGTCACGGTGGCGCTGCTGGGACTCCTGGCCCGCCGCCTGCCGTTCGCGGTCCCCACCCCGAAGGGGTTCGCCCAGCTGAAGGAGGGCGGGCGCGCCGCCGTCTACCCCTACCTGGCCGGGCAGAACATCAGCTTCGCGGCGCTGCCGCCCGGCCCCGGCCTGGCCGCTGAGCTCGGCCGCACCATCGCGGCGCTGCACAACGCCGACCACCAGCTCTTCGACGAGGCGGGCCTGCCGGCCTACGACCCCGACACCTACCGCACCCGCCGGCTCGCCGAGCTCGACCGGGCCGCGGCCACCGGCCACGTGCCCACCGCGCTGCTCGGCCGGTGGGAGCGCGCCCTCGAGGACGTCTCGCTGTGGCGGTTCGCCCCGACCCCGACCCATGGCGACCTCACGGGCGACCAGGTGCTCGCGGTGTTCGACGACGAGGGCGACGTCTCCACGGGACGCATCCGGGCGTTCACCGGCTGGGAGGACGCCAAGGTGGCCGACCCCGCCGACGACTTCGCCTCCCTCGTGTGGCAAGCCTCCCCGGAAGCCTTCGAGACGGTGCTCGAGGCCTACGCGCACGCGCGGGTCGAGCGGCCCGACAAGAACCTGGAGCAGCGGGCCCGCCTTGCCGCCGAGATGCGCGTCGTCACCGACCTCATGGGGGCGGTGGCCTCCGACGACCGCAGGCTCATCGACCGCCACGCGGCGGCCCTGCGGCGGCTCGACGACCGCGTGCACGCCGAGGAGGAGCCGGCCGACGACTACCGCCACGCAGCCGAGGTGCGCCCGGCGCGCACCGGTCCGCTGCTCGTGCCGCCGCACTTCGACCTCGGCGACGACCACGAGGACGACGTCGACGACGACGTCGCGGTGATGTTCGCCAAGACCGCCCCCGACGAGGACGCGCCACCGGAGGGAGCCGACCGCCCCACCGACCCCGCCGACGCCGAGGGGTCCGAGGCCGCCGACGAGACCCCTGCCTCCGACGGGCTCGAGGCCTCCGACGAGACGCGGAGCGCCGCGCCGGTCCCAGGCCCGGTGGTCCGGCGTGAGGTCGAGTTCGAGGAGCCCGGCCCGCAGTTCGAGGCCGGCTACGACCCCCGGCCCTGA
- a CDS encoding ATP-dependent DNA helicase — MTTSTDLAGTSPSGVATLAYTADDIASALEMHRPTDEQRAVIEAPLAPLLVVAGAGSGKTETMASRVVWLVANGLVDPDQVLGLTFTRKAATELAERITQRLRRLQRAGLWTPEDEEDAETLGGTPTVSTYHSYAGRLVREHALRLGYESESRLLSEAAAWQYAAEVVASYDGPMDAVTKAESTITAAVVDLAGEMAEHLLTPADVGDYLARVDAALAALPKGSSRAKDLPKETRAARDALRERAAVLPIVERYLSLKRERDAMDFADQMALAARLATRFDDIGAIERQRFKAVLLDEFQDTSEAQLELLRALFVAPGEPVPVTAVGDPNQSIYGWRGASATTLSRFPRAFREEQDALQLPLSTSWRNHRAILTVANHVAAPLREAARVHVEELRPSPTAGPGRVGVARLLTVEDEAAHVAEWIADRRAAGAQTAAVLCRKRSQFAPVIDALESRDIPYEVVGLGGLLLTPEVEDIVALLHVVQDPTRGDQLMRLLTGPLCRLGPADLDGLMAWARHQQRVRSRLAPADDTADAGEAAGAGDPTAEPAGNSDEDRPVTDPSGVREQSPDAVDQPSIVEAIDELPRPGWRSHTGQWVSEPALQRLAGLQQVIRRLRSLTALPLADLVGEAERALGLDIEVLSRPGYSPAAARAHLDAFADVAAGFTASADRPNLAGFLSWLEAALKEERGLDKGYIEASPDAVQILTVHAAKGLEWDAVAVPGLVEGSFPALNYAKSTHDGTEWVVAAPKDRGWCGGLSGVPYDLRGDRDGLPVWEWRSAEDWTDVEAKANAFIQAGGEHGVVEERRLAYVALTRARGEMLLTAPVWAGPGTPRVTSRFLTEVVETSGLPVERQVWVEMPDPERPETCQNPRDAEALAVRWPASPERAEDLVRAAAAVRSAVETAAPTRSAPRGLEGQAPLPIPGEEVPILEELELLLAERARLTQRREQVVAVPRHLSTSALVALAQDADAFATSLRRPMPQPPALAARRGTAFHAWVEQHYARAAMVDLLELPGSADEDPGDDAELPAMKEHFLASEWAGRAPVEIEIAVETVIDAMAVRGRIDAVFRRRDGGFTIVDWKTGAKPTGEAARTRALQLAAYRVAFARLRGLDLEQVDAAFYYAVSGETVWPDLPDEAGLAEVLGGIPS; from the coding sequence GTGACGACCTCGACCGACCTCGCCGGCACCTCGCCCTCGGGGGTCGCCACGCTGGCCTACACCGCCGACGACATCGCCTCCGCGCTCGAGATGCACCGTCCGACCGACGAGCAGCGCGCCGTCATCGAGGCGCCCCTCGCGCCCCTGCTCGTCGTGGCCGGCGCCGGGTCGGGCAAGACCGAGACCATGGCGTCGCGCGTCGTCTGGCTGGTGGCCAACGGGCTCGTCGACCCCGACCAGGTGCTGGGCCTGACCTTCACCCGCAAGGCAGCCACCGAGCTCGCCGAGCGCATCACCCAGCGCCTGCGCCGCCTCCAGCGCGCCGGTCTGTGGACCCCCGAGGACGAGGAGGACGCCGAGACCCTCGGCGGCACGCCCACCGTCTCGACCTACCACTCGTATGCCGGTCGGCTGGTGCGTGAGCACGCGCTGCGGCTGGGCTACGAGTCGGAGTCCCGGCTGCTGTCCGAAGCGGCGGCCTGGCAGTACGCCGCCGAGGTGGTCGCCTCCTACGACGGGCCCATGGACGCCGTGACCAAGGCCGAGAGCACCATCACCGCAGCCGTCGTCGACCTCGCGGGCGAGATGGCCGAGCACCTGCTGACCCCGGCCGACGTCGGCGACTACCTCGCCCGGGTCGACGCCGCGCTCGCCGCGCTGCCGAAGGGCTCCAGTCGTGCCAAGGACCTGCCCAAGGAGACCCGGGCCGCGCGCGACGCCCTGCGGGAGCGGGCCGCCGTGCTGCCCATCGTGGAGCGCTACCTGTCGCTCAAGCGCGAGCGCGACGCGATGGACTTCGCCGACCAGATGGCCCTCGCCGCCCGGCTGGCGACCCGGTTCGATGACATCGGCGCCATCGAGCGGCAGCGGTTCAAGGCGGTGCTGCTCGACGAGTTCCAGGACACCTCGGAGGCCCAGCTCGAGCTGCTGCGGGCGCTGTTCGTGGCACCGGGGGAGCCGGTGCCGGTGACCGCGGTCGGCGACCCCAACCAGTCGATCTACGGCTGGCGCGGGGCGAGCGCGACGACCCTCAGCCGCTTCCCTCGCGCCTTCCGCGAGGAGCAGGACGCCCTCCAGCTGCCGCTGTCCACCAGCTGGCGCAACCACCGGGCGATCCTCACCGTGGCCAACCACGTCGCGGCCCCGCTGCGGGAGGCCGCCCGGGTGCACGTCGAGGAGCTGCGGCCCTCGCCCACCGCCGGACCCGGCCGGGTCGGCGTCGCCCGGCTGCTCACGGTCGAGGACGAGGCCGCCCACGTGGCCGAGTGGATCGCCGACCGACGGGCCGCCGGGGCGCAGACCGCGGCGGTGCTGTGCCGCAAGCGGTCGCAGTTCGCCCCGGTGATCGACGCGCTCGAGAGCCGTGACATCCCCTACGAGGTGGTCGGGCTCGGCGGCCTGCTGCTGACCCCCGAGGTCGAGGACATCGTGGCCCTGCTCCACGTCGTGCAGGACCCGACCCGCGGCGACCAGCTCATGCGGCTGCTCACCGGTCCGCTGTGTCGCCTCGGACCGGCCGACCTCGACGGGCTCATGGCGTGGGCACGCCACCAGCAGCGGGTCCGCAGCCGGCTGGCCCCGGCGGACGACACTGCCGACGCGGGCGAGGCTGCCGGCGCGGGCGACCCGACCGCCGAGCCTGCTGGCAACAGCGACGAGGACAGGCCGGTCACCGACCCCTCGGGGGTGCGCGAGCAGTCGCCCGACGCCGTCGACCAGCCGAGCATCGTCGAGGCCATCGACGAGCTCCCCAGGCCGGGATGGCGAAGCCACACCGGGCAGTGGGTCAGCGAGCCGGCGCTGCAGCGCCTGGCCGGGCTCCAGCAGGTCATCCGCCGGCTGCGCTCGCTCACGGCGCTGCCGCTGGCCGACCTCGTGGGGGAGGCGGAGCGGGCGCTGGGCCTCGACATCGAGGTGCTGTCCCGACCCGGTTACAGCCCCGCGGCGGCCCGGGCGCACCTCGACGCCTTCGCCGACGTCGCGGCGGGCTTCACCGCCAGCGCCGACCGGCCCAACCTCGCGGGCTTCCTCAGCTGGCTGGAGGCGGCCCTGAAGGAGGAGCGCGGTCTCGACAAGGGCTACATCGAGGCCTCGCCCGACGCGGTGCAGATCCTCACGGTGCACGCCGCCAAGGGGCTGGAGTGGGACGCTGTCGCCGTTCCCGGCCTGGTCGAGGGGTCCTTCCCGGCGCTCAACTACGCCAAGTCGACCCACGACGGCACCGAGTGGGTCGTGGCCGCCCCCAAGGACCGCGGCTGGTGCGGGGGGCTGTCGGGCGTGCCCTACGACCTGCGCGGCGACCGCGACGGCCTGCCGGTGTGGGAGTGGCGCAGCGCCGAGGACTGGACCGACGTCGAGGCCAAGGCCAACGCGTTCATCCAGGCCGGGGGAGAGCACGGAGTCGTCGAGGAGCGCCGGCTCGCCTACGTCGCCTTGACCCGCGCACGCGGCGAGATGCTGCTGACCGCCCCGGTCTGGGCCGGCCCCGGCACGCCGAGGGTGACCTCGCGCTTCCTCACCGAGGTGGTCGAGACGTCCGGCCTGCCGGTCGAGCGGCAGGTGTGGGTCGAGATGCCCGACCCGGAGAGGCCCGAGACCTGCCAGAACCCCCGGGACGCCGAGGCCCTCGCGGTGCGGTGGCCGGCCAGCCCCGAGCGGGCCGAGGACCTCGTTCGCGCGGCTGCGGCCGTCCGGTCGGCCGTGGAGACCGCCGCCCCCACCCGCAGCGCGCCGCGCGGCCTGGAGGGCCAGGCCCCCCTGCCGATCCCCGGCGAGGAGGTGCCGATCCTCGAGGAGCTCGAGCTGCTGCTGGCCGAACGGGCGCGCCTGACCCAGCGCCGGGAGCAGGTCGTCGCCGTGCCGCGCCACCTCTCGACGTCGGCGCTGGTGGCGCTCGCGCAGGATGCCGACGCCTTCGCCACCTCCCTGCGCAGGCCGATGCCGCAGCCGCCGGCGCTCGCCGCCCGCCGCGGCACCGCCTTCCACGCCTGGGTGGAGCAGCACTACGCCCGGGCGGCCATGGTCGACCTGCTCGAGCTCCCCGGCAGCGCCGACGAGGACCCGGGCGACGACGCGGAGCTCCCCGCCATGAAGGAGCACTTCCTCGCCAGCGAGTGGGCCGGCCGCGCCCCGGTGGAGATCGAGATCGCCGTCGAGACCGTCATCGACGCGATGGCGGTGCGAGGGCGCATCGACGCGGTGTTCCGCCGGCGCGACGGCGGGTTCACCATCGTCGACTGGAAGACCGGTGCCAAGCCGACAGGTGAGGCCGCCCGGACGAGGGCTCTGCAGCTCGCTGCCTACCGCGTGGCATTCGCCCGACTGCGCGGCCTGGACCTCGAGCAGGTGGACGCCGCGTTCTACTACGCCGTCAGCGGCGAGACCGTCTGGCCCGACCTTCCCGACGAGGCGGGCCTGGCCGAGGTGCTCGGCGGCATCCCGAGCTGA
- a CDS encoding TetR/AcrR family transcriptional regulator has protein sequence MREDTMSISADSRPDASRGQRLPRSARRAQLLEAAQAAFVENGYHAAAMDDIAERAGVSKPVLYQHFPGKLELYLALLDSHTDILEGLVREALASTTDNKERVYAAIAAYFDFVSRDGAAFRLIFESDLTNESAVRHRLDAIGLVCADAVAEVIAEDTDLPDAEASLLGMALTGLAQVSARHWLAQGPAIPQDEAARLVGTLAWRGLGYFPKVSGEGTPHQAG, from the coding sequence ATGAGAGAGGACACCATGTCGATCAGCGCAGACTCGCGACCCGACGCGTCGCGGGGCCAGCGGCTGCCCCGCTCCGCCCGCCGCGCCCAGCTCCTCGAGGCCGCCCAGGCCGCGTTCGTCGAGAACGGCTACCACGCCGCCGCCATGGACGACATCGCCGAGCGCGCCGGCGTGTCCAAACCCGTTCTCTACCAGCACTTCCCGGGCAAGCTCGAGCTCTACCTCGCCCTGCTCGACAGCCACACCGACATCCTCGAGGGGCTGGTGCGCGAGGCGCTGGCGTCGACCACCGACAACAAGGAGCGGGTCTACGCGGCCATCGCGGCCTACTTCGACTTCGTCTCCCGGGACGGCGCCGCCTTCCGCCTCATCTTCGAGTCCGACCTCACCAACGAGTCGGCGGTGCGCCACCGGCTCGACGCCATCGGCCTGGTCTGCGCCGACGCGGTGGCCGAGGTCATCGCCGAGGACACCGACCTGCCCGACGCCGAGGCGTCCCTGCTCGGCATGGCCCTCACCGGACTGGCCCAGGTGAGCGCCCGGCACTGGCTCGCACAGGGCCCCGCCATCCCCCAGGACGAGGCCGCCCGTCTCGTCGGCACCCTGGCCTGGCGCGGGCTCGGCTACTTCCCGAAGGTGTCGGGGGAAGGAACACCGCACCAGGCTGGTTAG